In the Arachis stenosperma cultivar V10309 chromosome 8, arast.V10309.gnm1.PFL2, whole genome shotgun sequence genome, AAGCTGGCCCATACAACTTAGGAGCTATGAATATGATGACCCTACACATTGGTGATTGGCCTACCAGATAAAGTTAGTAAGTATGcaatttaattgattatataatGTGAGAACCCAGCCATGTTTGGATGAGAACCATGTCTCAAACTTCTCAATAATTCAGGAGCTTCCCCCCAAAACTCAGAAAGCATAATGGAGGGATTTGGGGAGTGAAAGTGACAGAGATGGAGAAGTTAATATACGGAGGGAAGTAGTGTGTGTGATATTCTTTTTAGTTTTAGCATCATGGATATTGAACAGTAAAAGGATCACCACATAAATTAATAGAGTTGTActttgttattggttatgggatTGAGTTCGCTAACACAAACTGTCAGCATTTACTGTCCTGACACTTCCGCGGAGTTTGCCATCTTCCTTGTCGGATTGGGTATCTCAACTCATTCACATTCTTTTGTTTATGTTTGTCGGCAACCCTTATTATATTGTAGCCACCCAAACACAAatcataaacaattttaatcttatttttacTCGATAACTCTCAATTTAATGTTCTTAGCTTGAGAAATTAGTAACCCCCCTTTTTTCTTCCTCCATTTTCGTACGTCGGAGAAGTGCAGAACATTTATCTGGCTCCATAAAGTAAACGAAGTTGTACACGAAACCCTCTTCAATTTAGCCAACTACCATCTTCAATGGTTCTCTACGATGTCCTTTCACGTGTTCCAATTGGAACGTGGACTGAGTGCCACGTGTAGCAACAGATTTCAACGCATAAACATAGGAAACCCAGATCAACCATTTCATCTGAGCAATACAAAACACTTTCACTGCCTTTCTTTTTTACCAAAAAATGATACACTATGCAAGCTAAGAATTGTATATAAGAAACAATTAAGAGGTGCTTGTTAAGAATTGTTCATGGGAAGAATGTTCAGTTTCTGTAGCCAACTCCGAAGTGAAACCTCTTGTCTTTCTTGTCATTAAAGGCATACTCAAGGCGCAAAGGACCCAAAGGTGAATCCACACGGATGCCGAACCCACACCCGCATCCGCTTCCAGGCTTGAACCTTGCACCGGCAGGGTCACCTAATACAAAACCAGAACTCCATTGAATATGTCTCTAGTTGAAGCAAGGCAAGAATAAACATCATTGCCATATATTTAGTGGCTACTATTTAAAATTTGGTTCAAGACACATGGCAGGTTGAATCTTTCTATTAAAATTAGAAGGATGGTGACATTCATGTTCACTGGGTAATCTCCAAAATATCATCTCGtgtaatataaataaataaataaataaaagcaaaCAAAAGAAATCAGGACCTACCAGGGACACTTGGGCCTGTTCCAAAATCAGTTCCGTAGTCAGAAAATAGAACACCTTCTACCGGCCCAAACTACAAACAGTGTAAGCATCAGTGAGTCAGTTGgccaaatattaaaaatagaatcagtGAGTCAACTATTCCCCAATTATACAATTTAGGAAATCAAATGCATGCACCCACATGCACACTGCACAGGCACAAAGCTTCCACGATCACACAACCACGTGTACACTCCAACTCTTATAATTTATAATCCCATCAGTATTCCCTTTGGAAAACAATGCTTTTGTTTCCTATTTCGAATTTTACACTGAAACATTTAAAGGATTCCTAAAGATGGTGCATGCCATGAAAATCAGGATAAGCACAAGAAGCTTAATTCATTGGGCAAGAAAAAGCTTGATGATGTACCATTGGGAAAGAAATTTCTCCAGAGCCAATAACATATGATCTACCGGAGCCCACTGCACCTTCATCATAGCCTCTCACACTGTTTGTTCCACCAATTGCAAATGCTTCATAGGGAGGGAAATTTCCCATCACATGACCACCAGAAACACTAGCACAAAACAGTTTTAAGTCGGGAAAACAAATGAGATTTGTCATTCTGCTTTGATATAAAGAACAAAGCATTCATCCTCCTTTTGATGAGAAAGGTAGGAATCGTACCTTAAGTTAAGGCGAGCAGGACCTATCTCAATGCCCTTCCTAGCCCGTGCATTCACCCTAGTAAAGGATAGCCATTCAGGCAAAACAGGAAGCCCCTGCTCCATGTTAAGGGCAAACtgcaaaacaagaaaaaaatcatgaatcatagaacacaaaattaaaaaatgaagaACCATAGTATGCATTACAAACCATAGAAGATCCATGGTCACCCGAACCAGTGTAAACAGTCTCAACTTTAGCCAGCAATGTGTCGTCATAATTATTGCCACTACAAAGAAAAAATTGATAGAATTAAAAACCACCACAGAAAATCATCGTAGCTATACTTCAAAACGTGTTGCATGCACTCCGATTACAACCTTGCAGTAAGAGGACTGCTGTATTGATCCTTGATGATAGGAACCCCTTTGTCATCACGGACTCCAGCATGCTGGTTTAACACACCATAAAAGGAAAAATTAGAGTCAAATAACACAAACTAGACAATGAATTAGAAATGACAATATTACTACTCACGTAAACAGCTAAAAAAAGGTTGTCAATGAAGCACCTGGAAAAGAAGTCCTGCCGTGCCACTCCATTTTGGTCTGATTGGTCGACTAAACTCTATACCACCTGTGATGCGGCCAATGGTCAGGATAATGTTGCCATCCCGATCACCATGAACCATTGTCCCAGGTGTTCTTGAATtctaaacagaaaataaatgaatataagaACACAGtctattttttctttatcaTCAAAATCAGTCTTTGGTATAAGACAAATGAAACTTTGGGCTACCTGAATCATTATTGTTCTGGATGTTCGTTTATCATCTCCTTGAATCCAAGGGTCTGTGTAATTTATACGAAAAATTGAGTCAATCTGACCCCTCTCTAAGGAAATGTTTAGTTTCTGGTTTCTCCCAAAAACATTCCTATGAGAATAGGCAAAGCTGCAAGagaataaaaatagattttacTGGACATCAAAGTGTAAACCAGTCATAGTCAGACCATAACATACAATATGAAAATATACACCGAAGCAAAAACAATTTTACTCTGTTCACAAGGGGAAGAACATACATAGGCATAACAAACTGAGATAAGCTAGCAGGAAGATGTTAATATCCACTAAATTTCTATATGGCCTAATTTCTGTTGTCTGCAAAAAATAGAGGAGAGTAATCTACTTTTAGCTTCAAGTGCCATGTTTAAACATTTACAAGTGTCATAAACAATAGAAGTAGTATATGCATATATGGAGCAACCAGCACAGCTATATAATCAAAAAGATAGTTTTGATTGCATGTAAGGAACTGCAGATGTTGATTGATAACATAGAAGGAGAGCATAAGATGCCAAAAGACGAAATATTAACTCATAACTTAATCTATCAGACAGAAATATCAGCTCACCTTCCAATGAGTCCATTCAGTGTACCAGTTGTAATCCTGCAGGCACAAATAGTTTAATAAGCAAACGGAAAAGTTAAGTTGATTTCCCCTGCTGTTTTAGAATAACAATTATACCATCTTAAGTGTGTTTCACCATTATGGAGTTGTACAAAAGGATGTACTCAAGTGTGTATAtatccataaaataaaatacaacaaGGTATTGTCCTTTCACTTTCACGAAATTTTAAAGTAATGCAGTTTACAGTCATTTATAAAATTACAAGTGAGATTAGGAAATGTCATCAAGTCTCGAGGTTGTCAAAGTAATTTATGCAACTTTATATGAACTTCATTAAAACAAATATTTGAAGTGGTCTCACTTACCCACTTGATATTCCACCACCAGCAGAAAATCCCCCACTAGGACGTTCGACCACATTCATCACCATATCAACCTTCCCTGTATCTGTAGCATGCCAAAAGGGGgaaaatattttagatattaCCATGCATCTAATCGGGGAAGGAACTAAAGACATTAAAAAAGATAATCTCAATTCTTTAAAAGTATATACATTTCACTATTTCCACCTTAACAGCAAGAACTGAGGTGCAGTTATAAGTTGATAATGCACAAAAAGAAATACTTGGAAAACAATTAAGTCAATTGTAGAACCCTGCAACTCTCAACTCCTGTTTTAGCACTATTACTGAAGGAATAACTTCTATTTTCAACTATGGAATAACATCCTTTTTCTATTTCTGGCCTTCTAGTAATTTTGacactttttaattttgaaatggGGATGAGTGGTGTAATGCGGCATTATTGGGGAGTATGGTGTTTGACGCCGTTGTGATGACAGGAGCACACAAATCAGACCCTCCGATTTGCGTACTAAATCCACGTGTCACGCATGCAGCTTCCCCAGTCTACCCGTGATCTCTCTCCCATCCCTTCGCCATACACTCCAAACCCAcccacacaacacaaaccccacATACTCTCCTCTCTTCTGTGTTCTTCAAATTCATCTTCCATTCGAAGTGCAGTAGCAACagccaaaaaaaatttaataatgcCTAAAAGACCCAAAATAAAAGGCGTTGATCATCTTGAGCTTCACATTGTTAATTATCTCATTCATCCTAATTatgtaaattattattattattaaatgttttgatttggtaaaaataataatgacAATATTAGAGATTAATGTTTTTATAATGATTAAATGATAGTTAATATTGTTAACAATGTGATCTATGGAATTGTTAGAGATGTATTCCTTTATTTAGTTAATAAATGTTACCGAGATAGGAAATATAATTTTAGAGTATTTAGTAATCATTATTAGaattatattttagatatattaaaattttattaattagagtTAGAAGCTAATTGTGAAATTTAtgtaaataaattttgaatactTTTTAGCAATTAATGAGTTAAttgttattataaatatattagttatgtgtaataaaaattagatatttttaaattttattattttaataattaattaactgttgttagatatttaattagtaattaattaattgttgttgaatatttaattaatatattattagcCGTACGTAAAACTGTAAGTTAACAAATAATTGAATTTAgtgtaaattattattattaaaaatttattattattaataaatttagtGTTAAATATTAGTATAGTGATATTAGAGTTATTTAGATACTTTTTAAGATTTTTGGTTATATAATTAGttagttattttaattcattaattattattataaatacatAAGTTTAGatattagaaaatatatttaaaaatttgattttgttaTCATTATAATACAATaaacatattaattaaatatcctagaacaattaattaattactaattaaatatcTAACAACAGTtacttaattattaaaatttaaaaatatttatttttcattactcataactaatatatttataataacaattaaatcattaattactcaaaaatattaaacattTATTTTACAGAAATTTCACAATTAGCTTCTAAcactaattaataaaatttaaatatatctaaaatataaattctaataattattactaaatacactaaaaatatattttctaccTCAATAACATTTATTAACTAAATAAAGGAACACATCTCTAAGAATTCCACAGATCACATTGTTAACAATATTAACTATCATTTAATCATTATAAACAACATTAATCTCTAATATTGTCACTGTTATTTtcactaaataaaaaatttaataatcatAACTTACATAATTAAGATGACTGAGATACTTAACAATGTGAAGCTCACCTCTTTTATTTTGGGTCTTCTGGGCGTTATTAATTTGTTTTTGGCTGCTGCTGCACTTAAgatggaagaagatgaatctgAAGAAAACAGAACAGAGGAGAATACGTGGGGTTTGTATTGTGTGGGTGGGGTTGGAGTATATGGCGAAAGGGATGGGTGAGAAAGAGTATACTGGGGGCAGCTGCATGCATGACACGCTCCGATTTGTGTACCTTAATTGGACCGTCCGATTACTGAACCATCAATTCGGACCATCCGATTTGTGTGTTCCTGTCATCACAACGACATCAAACACCATATTCCCCAAAAGATTATACTACAATTTGGCAATATTTCTTACAAACTATTCAACTTATCTTAAAGCACATTTTTAACATTTAGGCATTACCTGCTGGTTGAGGAATAATGCTAACATCCTCCATTATCCCCATAGTTAGTACAGTCTCCACATCTCTTTTTCCCTGAAGCATGCTGTAAACCTGGAATACTATTAATTATTATCCAAAATGCTTATTTAAGAATGGAAATTCGAGAAGACATGTTTTGCCAAAGACTACGAAATCATAGGTAAGATCAGAATTCCCCCTTCAATGGACAATCCAAAAACCATTGAATAGAGCAGAGAATGCTGACCATAAGCTTGATAAATCAATGCTATAATTAGCTTAATTATATTGGGAAAACATATTTATTTGGCCTGTATCACAGTTTTGCACAAAATTTCCAAGCACCCAGTATTAGGTTAAGTAAGTACCTGCCCCTTCTTGGTTGTAATTTGCCTCAGTATTGTTTCTGGTTTTGTCTTCCCTATAGTGGGCTCACCTCTACAGATAGGAAAACACATTACTAACAGAAATGCACTATGTTTTTTGTGTACTGATCAATTTGAAAGAAGGTGCTTACGTCTTCCTGTCCAGACACCGTATGGAGATATTGTTGACCTCAGCCTCTGACACTTGCAATCTCAGAATACCCCCCGAAAGAATCTCAACTGCTGAAACCTACAAAAATTATCAAGGCAGCAAAcaaaaagaagatgaaaatgcCAATGGTAACACTGGTCAGAGCATAAACCTAGCAAAGTTGAAGCATATAAGTATGATAGTATGGGCAACTACGACAGTGGATACATGAAATGGCTCCACATTCTGGGTTGTGACTCAACTATAAGCAGGAAGTTCTTATTATTAAAGCCTAAAGTCAAGTCTGAACAAAAGTTAAGGGTAATTTTACCATAGCAAATAGACCACGCTCCATGTACCAGCCATTGATAGAAGAAATTGCTTCATCCAGGCGCCTCAGGTTGATAACTTTTCCTGTACAACATTAATATGTAAATTTGAATACATTGAAAAATCATGTACAACAAGAAATGCGAAACAAACCATAACAAGTTACCATATCCATCTCGAAAGGAATCCTCTAAGAACTTAGCCGGAAGAACATTAGCTCCGTCACACACCAACCCTTTGAACTCTTGATTTGGTTCTACCTTATTCCACAAGAAAGCCATTACCAACAGAgtaatttaacataaaaaaatttaaaagcatCCATCGGAACAGAATGCAGATAAACATTAATTCTCACATTGCAAGAACAAAGAAGAGTATCGCCGAATGCCTAATACCTGAAACACCAATCGGATACCATCGCGCGTGTCAACGGCAACGGGCATGCAGGAACAGAAGTAGCCACTGTTGATGATGCGATGCACATCTTCTTGTACCTCACGCACCGTAAGAGCCGAGTTCGCTCGACATGCTTTGAGTGCTTGCAGCGCCTCCGCCTcaaggttcttcctctggagcTCCTCGCCGTCCTTATTCCGAACCAGCACCTCGCTGATCAGAACCCTCTCTTCGCTCTGTCGAACCGAAGCAGGAGAAGAAGACGAAGATATCCCCTTGAGCTGACTTTCCTGCGGCTGAGTCGAATCGGCAAGTGACAGCGAAGCGGAGCAGAGAATCGGAGAGGACGGTCTCCTTTGGCCGGTGAGGGAGAGCGTGGCGCAGCATAGGAGTACGGAACGAGTCAACTCGTTAGAGTGAGAGTTGAAGGAGCGAACGAGTTGAGCGATGTGAGAACGCGCGGTTTCCAAGGGGCATAGGGGTTTGGGAGGAGGTGGGATTCTAATCGAGGAAGAAATGACGCGAACGTCGTCGTTTCGAGGCATTCTCATACAGATTCCGTTTTGAGACTCAGCTACAGCCAAGAGCCGCAGCTcactcttcttccttcttcttcacttCACCACTGACGATGAACGGAAAtcgttattttttttgttaggatACGAGTTATTGGGCTGAGTATGGACTCCGGCCCATTTAACCCAAATTAAGCGCTTCTGTAAATTGTTCCATTTCATGGCCCATTTAACATATAAATACTGGTTATTATATGAGCATTGAAGG is a window encoding:
- the LOC130944591 gene encoding outer envelope protein 80, chloroplastic-like, with protein sequence MRMPRNDDVRVISSSIRIPPPPKPLCPLETARSHIAQLVRSFNSHSNELTRSVLLCCATLSLTGQRRPSSPILCSASLSLADSTQPQESQLKGISSSSSPASVRQSEERVLISEVLVRNKDGEELQRKNLEAEALQALKACRANSALTVREVQEDVHRIINSGYFCSCMPVAVDTRDGIRLVFQVEPNQEFKGLVCDGANVLPAKFLEDSFRDGYGKVINLRRLDEAISSINGWYMERGLFAMVSAVEILSGGILRLQVSEAEVNNISIRCLDRKTGEPTIGKTKPETILRQITTKKGQVYSMLQGKRDVETVLTMGIMEDVSIIPQPADTGKVDMVMNVVERPSGGFSAGGGISSGITTGTLNGLIGSFAYSHRNVFGRNQKLNISLERGQIDSIFRINYTDPWIQGDDKRTSRTIMIQNSRTPGTMVHGDRDGNIILTIGRITGGIEFSRPIRPKWSGTAGLLFQHAGVRDDKGVPIIKDQYSSPLTASGNNYDDTLLAKVETVYTGSGDHGSSMFALNMEQGLPVLPEWLSFTRVNARARKGIEIGPARLNLSVSGGHVMGNFPPYEAFAIGGTNSVRGYDEGAVGSGRSYVIGSGEISFPMFGPVEGVLFSDYGTDFGTGPSVPGDPAGARFKPGSGCGCGFGIRVDSPLGPLRLEYAFNDKKDKRFHFGVGYRN